One genomic window of Streptomonospora nanhaiensis includes the following:
- a CDS encoding prolyl oligopeptidase family serine peptidase: MSALPCGSWPSPISAADAARHDGAPNWPAALGEEVWWTEPRPREGGRVALCRTRLDDPAAAPQTVLPAPWNARSRVHEYGGRPFVLVPGAAGAAVVFTEFTDQRLYLFEPGGEPRPLTPEPAEPAAVRYVEPVLAPGGTEVWCVCERRTGPLPTDVRRSIVAVPLAGCSGPDDVREVAAGHRFLACPRVSPDGAHLSWIGWDHPDMPWDSTRLLVAGIGPDGRAARPEEVAGGPGVSVVQAEWADDTTLYCVADPEGWWNPYRVSAAPGGGWGRPEALVRCEEEFGGPLWQLGYTWLLPLPGGRLAAVHGRALTSLGVLDTATGALEDAATPHTEWLGRLAAAGRDGRTVLGVAAAADLAPEVVAVAPDGSWRSLSRPRPAGAPAADGRAAYLPRPRTVEFSGPDGREVHAVLYPPHNPAAEPLPGELPPYVVWAHGGPTSRAPMVLDTEIAYFTSRGIGVVEVNYGGSTGFGRAYRERLRGNWGVVDVADCVAAAEGLVARGLADPRRLAIRGGSAGGWTSVAALAFTDTFRCAAILFPIVDLVGWRTGETHDFESQYLESLVGPWPRERRRYTERSPVNAADRISAPFVLMQGLEDEICPPVQCERLLAQVRDVPHAYLAFEGEQHGFRRAETITAALHAELSLYAQVFGFASDAPKLELHR; the protein is encoded by the coding sequence ATGAGCGCCCTGCCCTGCGGTTCCTGGCCCTCGCCGATCAGTGCCGCCGACGCCGCCCGCCACGACGGCGCCCCCAATTGGCCGGCGGCCCTGGGTGAGGAGGTGTGGTGGACCGAGCCGCGCCCGCGCGAGGGCGGCCGGGTGGCGCTGTGCCGCACCCGCCTGGACGACCCCGCCGCCGCCCCGCAGACCGTGCTGCCGGCCCCGTGGAACGCCCGCAGCCGGGTGCACGAGTACGGCGGCCGGCCCTTCGTGCTGGTGCCGGGCGCTGCGGGTGCCGCCGTGGTCTTCACCGAGTTCACCGACCAGCGGCTCTACCTCTTCGAGCCCGGCGGCGAGCCCCGGCCCCTCACCCCCGAGCCGGCCGAGCCCGCCGCCGTGCGCTACGTCGAGCCCGTCCTGGCGCCGGGCGGCACCGAGGTGTGGTGCGTGTGCGAGCGCCGCACCGGCCCCCTGCCCACCGACGTGCGCCGCTCGATCGTGGCCGTGCCGCTGGCCGGGTGCTCCGGCCCCGACGACGTGCGCGAGGTCGCCGCCGGGCACCGCTTCCTGGCCTGCCCCCGCGTCTCGCCCGACGGCGCGCACCTGTCCTGGATCGGCTGGGACCACCCCGACATGCCCTGGGACAGCACCCGGCTGCTGGTGGCCGGCATCGGCCCCGACGGGCGCGCCGCGCGACCCGAGGAGGTGGCCGGGGGCCCCGGCGTGTCGGTCGTGCAGGCCGAGTGGGCCGACGACACCACCCTGTACTGCGTCGCCGACCCCGAGGGCTGGTGGAACCCCTACCGCGTCAGCGCCGCCCCCGGCGGCGGGTGGGGCCGGCCCGAGGCCCTGGTCCGGTGCGAGGAGGAGTTCGGCGGCCCCCTGTGGCAGCTGGGCTACACCTGGCTGCTGCCGCTGCCCGGAGGGCGGCTCGCCGCCGTGCACGGGCGGGCGCTGACCTCCCTGGGCGTCCTCGACACCGCCACCGGCGCCCTTGAGGACGCCGCCACCCCCCACACCGAGTGGCTGGGCCGGCTGGCCGCCGCCGGGCGCGACGGCCGCACCGTCCTGGGCGTGGCCGCCGCGGCGGACCTGGCCCCCGAGGTCGTGGCGGTGGCCCCCGACGGCAGTTGGCGCTCACTGAGCCGGCCGCGCCCCGCCGGCGCGCCCGCCGCCGACGGGCGCGCCGCCTACCTGCCCCGGCCCCGCACCGTGGAGTTCAGCGGTCCGGACGGCCGCGAGGTGCACGCCGTGCTCTACCCGCCGCACAACCCTGCCGCCGAGCCGCTGCCCGGCGAGCTGCCGCCCTACGTCGTGTGGGCCCACGGCGGGCCCACCAGCCGCGCGCCCATGGTGCTCGACACCGAGATCGCCTACTTCACCAGCCGGGGGATCGGGGTCGTGGAGGTCAACTACGGCGGCTCCACCGGGTTCGGCCGGGCCTACCGCGAGCGGCTGCGCGGCAACTGGGGCGTGGTGGACGTGGCCGACTGCGTGGCCGCCGCCGAGGGGCTCGTCGCCCGCGGCCTGGCCGACCCCCGCCGGCTGGCGATCCGGGGCGGCAGCGCCGGCGGCTGGACCAGCGTGGCCGCGCTCGCGTTCACCGACACCTTCCGCTGCGCCGCCATCCTGTTCCCCATCGTGGACCTGGTGGGCTGGCGCACCGGCGAGACCCACGATTTCGAGTCCCAGTACCTGGAGAGCCTGGTGGGCCCCTGGCCGCGGGAGCGGCGGCGCTACACCGAGCGCTCCCCGGTCAACGCCGCCGACCGCATCAGCGCCCCCTTCGTGCTGATGCAGGGCCTGGAGGACGAGATCTGCCCGCCGGTGCAGTGCGAGCGGCTGCTGGCCCAGGTGCGCGACGTGCCCCACGCCTACCTCGCCTTCGAGGGCGAGCAGCACGGGTTCCGCCGCGCCGAGACCATCACCGCGGCCCTGCACGCCGAGCTGTCGCTGTACGCCCAGGTGTTCGGGTTCGCCTCCGACGCGCCCAAGCTGGAGCTGCACCGGTGA
- a CDS encoding M20/M25/M40 family metallo-hydrolase, producing the protein MAHADQGIRAAAAADAAGALARLDEEAVRFTSELIRIDTTNRGGGEGAERPAAEYVAERLSAAGLRPLLLESAPGRANVVARVPGTDPAAPGLLVHGHLDVVPADPAQWRLPPFSGEVAEGMVWGRGAVDMKGTDAMVLAVVRHWARTGLRPRRDIVLAFTADEEDSAAYGAQWLVDTRPELFEGCTEAVGESGAYTVHARTAEGEPVRIYPVGAGERGTAWLELTAAGTAGHGSKTNPDNAVAALAEAVARIHAHRWPVRLTPVTRAALSGLAAAVGVPADLDGPGFDPERDVDALVARLGAAAELVRPTVRNSSVPTMLAAGYKVNVVPGTATAGIDGRVLPGAEEEFRAALDALTGPRVSWDYRHRSRPLLAAVDTPVFAEMRAALLEFDPGAHVVPVCLSGGTDAKQFADLGITGYGFAPLHMPPGLDYDALFHGVDERVPVAGLHFGARVLDRFLRAA; encoded by the coding sequence GTGGCACACGCTGACCAGGGGATTCGGGCCGCGGCGGCGGCCGACGCGGCGGGCGCGCTCGCCCGGCTGGACGAGGAGGCCGTGCGGTTCACCTCCGAGCTGATCCGCATCGACACCACCAACCGGGGCGGCGGCGAGGGCGCCGAGCGCCCCGCGGCCGAGTACGTGGCCGAGCGCCTCTCTGCCGCCGGCCTGCGCCCGCTGCTGCTGGAGTCGGCGCCGGGCCGCGCCAACGTGGTGGCGCGGGTGCCCGGAACCGACCCCGCCGCCCCCGGCCTGCTCGTGCACGGCCACCTCGACGTGGTCCCCGCCGACCCCGCCCAGTGGCGGCTGCCGCCGTTCTCCGGCGAGGTCGCCGAGGGCATGGTGTGGGGCCGCGGCGCGGTCGACATGAAGGGCACCGACGCCATGGTGCTGGCGGTGGTGCGGCACTGGGCCCGCACCGGCCTGCGCCCCCGCCGCGACATCGTGCTCGCCTTCACCGCCGACGAGGAGGACAGCGCCGCCTACGGCGCCCAGTGGCTGGTCGACACCCGCCCCGAGCTGTTCGAGGGCTGCACCGAGGCCGTGGGGGAGTCGGGCGCCTACACCGTGCACGCCCGCACGGCCGAGGGCGAACCCGTGCGGATCTACCCCGTGGGCGCCGGCGAGCGCGGCACCGCCTGGCTGGAGTTGACGGCCGCCGGCACCGCCGGGCACGGCTCCAAGACCAACCCCGACAACGCCGTGGCCGCGCTCGCCGAGGCCGTCGCCCGGATCCACGCCCACCGCTGGCCGGTGCGCCTCACCCCGGTCACCCGGGCCGCGCTGTCGGGCCTGGCCGCGGCCGTGGGCGTGCCCGCCGACCTCGACGGCCCCGGCTTCGACCCCGAGCGCGACGTCGACGCCCTCGTGGCGCGCCTGGGCGCCGCCGCCGAACTGGTGCGGCCCACCGTGCGCAACAGCTCCGTGCCGACCATGCTCGCCGCCGGCTACAAGGTCAACGTGGTGCCCGGCACCGCCACCGCCGGGATCGACGGCCGCGTGCTGCCCGGCGCCGAGGAGGAGTTCCGCGCCGCCCTCGACGCGCTGACCGGCCCGCGGGTCTCCTGGGACTACCGGCACCGCTCGCGCCCGCTGCTGGCGGCCGTGGACACCCCCGTCTTCGCCGAGATGCGCGCCGCCCTGCTGGAGTTCGACCCCGGCGCCCACGTGGTGCCGGTGTGCCTGTCGGGCGGCACCGACGCCAAGCAGTTCGCCGATCTGGGGATCACCGGCTACGGGTTCGCCCCGCTGCACATGCCCCCCGGTCTGGACTACGACGCGCTGTTCCACGGCGTGGACGAGCGCGTGCCCGTGGCCGGCCTGCACTTCGGCGCGCGCGTCCTGGACCGGTTCCTGCGCGCCGCCTGA
- a CDS encoding M55 family metallopeptidase: MRILISADMEGATGVTWPADVEPGTEQWQRCRAMFTSDVNAAVSGFFAGGATEVLVNEAHSTMRNLLLERLDPRAAMLTGRHKELSMVEGVQRGDVDGVAFLGYHTGAGTEGVLAHTYLPNSVTGVWLDGEPASEGRLNAAVVAEYGSPVVLVTGDDRTCLDAAGYAPAARTVAVKTYVSRYAAVCRPPAVTAAAIAEAAEAAAAGAARTEPARRGPFTVEVEVDAAHLAGAAALVPGVDLVSERRVRYTSPTAFEMIRCFKVVTTLIANAVEALYG, translated from the coding sequence GTGCGGATCCTGATCTCCGCCGATATGGAGGGCGCCACCGGCGTGACCTGGCCGGCCGACGTCGAGCCCGGCACCGAGCAGTGGCAGCGCTGCCGGGCCATGTTCACCTCCGACGTCAACGCCGCCGTGTCCGGGTTCTTCGCCGGCGGCGCCACCGAGGTGCTGGTCAACGAGGCCCACTCCACCATGCGCAACCTGCTGCTGGAGCGGCTGGACCCGCGCGCGGCCATGCTCACCGGCCGGCACAAGGAGCTCTCGATGGTCGAGGGCGTGCAGCGCGGCGACGTCGACGGCGTGGCCTTCCTCGGCTACCACACCGGCGCCGGGACCGAGGGCGTGCTGGCCCACACCTACCTGCCCAACTCCGTCACCGGGGTGTGGCTGGACGGCGAGCCCGCGAGCGAGGGCCGCCTCAACGCCGCCGTCGTCGCCGAGTACGGCAGCCCCGTCGTGCTGGTCACCGGCGACGACCGCACCTGCCTGGACGCCGCCGGCTACGCCCCGGCCGCCCGCACGGTCGCCGTCAAGACCTACGTGTCGCGCTACGCCGCCGTGTGCCGCCCGCCCGCCGTCACCGCCGCCGCGATCGCCGAGGCCGCCGAGGCCGCCGCCGCGGGCGCGGCGCGCACCGAGCCCGCGCGCCGCGGACCGTTCACGGTCGAGGTGGAGGTCGACGCCGCCCACCTGGCGGGCGCCGCCGCCCTGGTCCCCGGTGTCGACCTCGTGAGCGAACGGCGTGTCCGCTACACCTCGCCCACGGCCTTTGAGATGATCCGCTGCTTCAAGGTCGTGACCACGCTCATCGCCAACGCGGTGGAGGCGCTGTACGGCTGA
- the map gene encoding type I methionyl aminopeptidase: MTTPLVPGRISPPRSVPAGIERPEYVGKKRPVEGVLGDIQTPETIEAMRIAGRIAAQALQEVGKHVRPGVTTDELDRIGHEFLCDHGAYPSTLGYKGYPKSLCSSLNEVICHGIPDDTVIADGDIVNIDITAYIHGVHGDTNATFLAGDVDEESRLLVERTHEATMRGIKACRPGRRLNVIGRVIESYAKRFGYGVVRDFTGHGVGPEFHSGLAVPHYDDPRATTVMEPGMTFTIEPMITLGTVDYEVWDDGWTAVTADRRRTAQFEHTLVITEDGAEILTLP; this comes from the coding sequence ATGACTACGCCGCTTGTTCCCGGGCGCATCTCGCCGCCCCGTTCGGTCCCCGCCGGTATCGAGCGTCCGGAGTACGTCGGCAAGAAGCGCCCGGTCGAGGGCGTGCTCGGCGACATCCAGACCCCCGAGACCATCGAGGCCATGCGGATCGCGGGCCGGATCGCCGCGCAGGCGCTGCAGGAGGTCGGCAAGCACGTGCGGCCCGGCGTCACCACCGACGAACTCGACCGCATCGGCCACGAGTTCCTCTGCGACCACGGCGCCTACCCCAGCACCCTGGGCTACAAGGGCTACCCCAAGTCGCTGTGCTCCTCGCTCAACGAGGTCATCTGCCACGGCATCCCCGACGACACCGTGATCGCCGACGGCGACATCGTCAACATCGACATCACCGCCTACATCCACGGCGTCCACGGCGACACCAACGCCACCTTCCTGGCAGGCGACGTCGACGAGGAGTCCCGGCTGCTGGTCGAGCGCACCCACGAGGCCACCATGCGCGGCATCAAGGCGTGCCGCCCCGGCCGCCGGCTCAACGTCATCGGGCGCGTCATCGAGTCCTACGCCAAGCGGTTCGGCTACGGCGTGGTGCGCGACTTCACCGGCCACGGCGTCGGACCGGAGTTCCACTCCGGCCTGGCCGTGCCGCACTACGACGACCCGCGCGCCACCACGGTCATGGAACCCGGCATGACCTTCACCATCGAGCCGATGATCACCCTGGGCACCGTCGACTACGAGGTCTGGGACGACGGCTGGACCGCCGTGACCGCCGACCGCCGCCGCACCGCCCAGTTCGAGCACACCCTCGTCATCACCGAGGACGGCGCCGAGATCCTCACCCTCCCCTGA
- a CDS encoding cytochrome P450: protein MEPTPGGTALDRTLAALRDPYRFIGRAVRRHGSPVVATRLLLAPAVCVTGPAAAAEFQDDTHFTRHRAVPPRVVRTLFGKGGVQGLDGAEHRHRKALFVDLMGADRVAELAALVDRELVRAARSWPVGEPVVLYDAFRAVLTRAVCAWAGVPLPTVDAERRTRELTALFDGAGAVGPRHWRARLARRAADRWAADVVRRVRAGRITPPEDTAAHAAAWHRAPDGALLPPHTAGVELLNVLRPTVAVAVYLAFAAHALHHHPRCARAVGDEAAADGGNGTGGYTELFAQEVRRHYPFFPAVAARARFDLLFQGHPVKRGRRVLLDLYGINHDPRRWGDPEEFRPERFAEAGWDLYGFVPQGAGDPSTGHRCPGEPITVALIAAVARRLVRMRYEVPEQDDTVDMARLPALPRSGCVIRPLGPPPE from the coding sequence ATGGAACCCACACCCGGCGGGACGGCGCTGGACCGCACCCTGGCCGCGCTGCGCGACCCCTACCGGTTCATCGGGCGCGCCGTGCGGCGCCACGGCTCCCCGGTGGTCGCCACCCGGCTGCTGCTGGCCCCGGCGGTGTGCGTGACCGGCCCCGCCGCGGCGGCGGAGTTCCAGGACGACACCCACTTCACCCGGCACCGGGCGGTGCCGCCGCGGGTGGTGCGGACGCTGTTCGGCAAGGGCGGGGTGCAGGGGCTCGACGGCGCCGAGCACCGGCACCGCAAGGCGCTGTTCGTGGACCTCATGGGCGCCGACCGGGTCGCCGAACTTGCCGCGCTGGTGGACCGCGAACTGGTGCGCGCGGCCCGCTCCTGGCCTGTGGGCGAGCCGGTGGTGCTCTACGACGCCTTCCGCGCGGTGCTGACCCGCGCGGTGTGCGCGTGGGCGGGCGTGCCGCTGCCCACCGTGGACGCCGAGCGGCGCACCCGCGAGCTGACCGCCCTGTTCGACGGCGCGGGCGCCGTGGGGCCGCGCCACTGGCGGGCCCGGCTGGCGCGGCGCGCGGCCGACCGCTGGGCCGCCGACGTCGTCCGCCGCGTCCGCGCCGGGCGCATCACCCCGCCCGAGGACACCGCCGCGCACGCCGCCGCCTGGCACCGCGCACCCGACGGCGCGCTGCTGCCGCCCCACACCGCCGGGGTGGAGCTGCTCAACGTGCTGCGGCCCACCGTGGCGGTGGCGGTCTACCTCGCCTTCGCCGCCCACGCCCTGCACCACCACCCGCGCTGCGCCCGCGCCGTGGGCGACGAGGCGGCCGCCGATGGCGGGAACGGGACCGGCGGCTACACCGAACTGTTCGCCCAGGAGGTGCGGCGCCACTACCCGTTCTTCCCCGCGGTGGCCGCGCGCGCCCGCTTCGACCTGCTGTTCCAGGGCCACCCCGTCAAGCGCGGCAGGCGGGTGCTGCTGGACCTCTACGGCATCAACCACGACCCCCGGCGCTGGGGCGACCCCGAGGAGTTCCGCCCGGAGCGGTTCGCCGAGGCCGGCTGGGACCTTTACGGGTTCGTGCCCCAGGGCGCCGGCGATCCCAGCACCGGCCACCGCTGCCCGGGCGAGCCCATCACCGTGGCGCTCATCGCCGCCGTGGCGCGCCGCCTGGTGCGGATGCGCTACGAGGTGCCCGAGCAGGACGACACGGTGGACATGGCGCGGCTGCCCGCGCTGCCGCGCAGCGGCTGCGTCATTCGCCCGCTCGGCCCGCCGCCGGAGTAG
- a CDS encoding ABC transporter ATP-binding protein → MTVPAAPAAPDQPAPAPADPVLRAAGLHVTFTGRGGRAARAVDGVDLEVRPGEIVALVGESGCGKSTLARALLGLVRPTSGQVAYHGRPLDYRPRALKRFRERAQLVLQDPSGSLNPRHTVYDAVAEGRRIHSGATADEQERVAEALARAGLRPPERFFLRYPHELSGGQRQRVVIAGALILDPEVIVADEPVASLDASVRGEILGLLMRLRDDFGLAALVVTHDLGLAWNIADRIAVMYLGRVVETGTVEEVLSAPRHPYTRALLSVLPEAGHEPQVLAGEPPDPTRVPGGCRFHARCPVLASGEAEAAGVAERCRTEDPGPLPADGAARAACHWARATRGG, encoded by the coding sequence ATGACGGTGCCCGCCGCGCCCGCGGCCCCCGACCAGCCGGCGCCCGCCCCGGCCGATCCGGTGCTGCGCGCCGCCGGCCTGCACGTCACCTTCACCGGGCGCGGCGGCCGGGCCGCCCGCGCGGTCGACGGCGTGGACCTGGAGGTCCGCCCCGGCGAGATCGTCGCACTGGTGGGGGAGTCGGGCTGCGGCAAGTCCACCCTGGCGCGCGCCCTGCTGGGCCTGGTGCGGCCCACCTCCGGCCAGGTGGCCTACCACGGCCGCCCGCTGGACTACCGCCCCCGGGCGCTCAAGCGGTTCCGCGAGCGCGCCCAGCTGGTGCTGCAGGACCCCAGCGGCTCGCTCAACCCCCGCCACACCGTCTACGACGCCGTGGCCGAGGGGCGGCGCATCCACAGCGGGGCCACTGCCGACGAGCAGGAGCGCGTGGCCGAGGCGCTGGCCCGCGCGGGGCTGCGCCCGCCCGAGCGGTTCTTCCTGCGCTACCCCCACGAGCTGTCGGGCGGGCAGCGCCAGCGGGTCGTCATCGCGGGCGCGCTGATCCTCGACCCCGAGGTGATCGTCGCCGACGAGCCGGTGGCCTCCCTGGACGCCTCGGTGCGCGGCGAGATCCTGGGGCTGCTGATGCGGCTGCGCGACGACTTCGGCCTGGCGGCGCTGGTGGTCACCCACGACCTCGGCCTGGCCTGGAACATCGCCGACCGCATCGCCGTGATGTACCTGGGCCGGGTGGTGGAGACCGGCACGGTCGAGGAGGTGCTGTCGGCGCCCCGCCACCCCTACACCCGGGCGCTGCTGTCGGTGCTGCCCGAGGCCGGGCACGAGCCGCAGGTGCTCGCCGGGGAGCCGCCCGACCCCACGCGCGTGCCCGGCGGCTGCCGGTTCCACGCGCGCTGCCCGGTGCTGGCCTCGGGCGAGGCCGAGGCGGCCGGGGTGGCCGAGCGCTGCCGCACCGAGGACCCGGGCCCGCTGCCCGCCGACGGCGCGGCCCGCGCCGCCTGCCACTGGGCGCGTGCCACGCGGGGCGGCTGA
- a CDS encoding oligopeptide/dipeptide ABC transporter ATP-binding protein, with protein MNHLDVRDLHVAYRTAAGEVPAVRGVSFGIAPGSKLGVAGESGCGKSTVALALLRLLPATARVSGQVLLDGEDVLGMRWGRLRAVRWAGASIVFQGAMHSLNAVHRVGDQIAEPVLVHGQATPAQARRRVGELLEQVGLPAWRARSYPHELSGGQRQRAMIAMALACRPRLVIADEPTTALDVMIQAQILRLIDDLVTGSGISMLMISHDLSVLADTCDRLAVMYAGRVVEEGPARAVFAGARHPYGAALSAAFPRVGDPASRRAPRGLPGDPPDPADLPAGCAFRPRCPQAQDRCAEVAPVLWPAGPDRTAACVRVLSAEDARARGVPPPGESGEGGAAPAAAQAAAPAERTGGADDPGGDRAPEPEETR; from the coding sequence GTGAACCACCTCGACGTCCGCGACCTGCACGTGGCCTACCGCACCGCCGCGGGCGAGGTCCCCGCCGTGCGCGGGGTCTCCTTCGGCATCGCCCCCGGAAGCAAGCTCGGCGTGGCCGGGGAGTCGGGCTGCGGGAAGTCCACCGTGGCGCTGGCCCTGCTGCGGCTGCTGCCGGCCACCGCGCGCGTCAGCGGCCAGGTGCTGCTCGACGGCGAGGACGTGCTGGGCATGCGCTGGGGCCGGCTGCGCGCGGTGCGCTGGGCCGGGGCCTCCATCGTGTTCCAGGGCGCCATGCACTCGCTCAACGCCGTGCACCGCGTCGGCGACCAGATCGCCGAACCCGTCCTCGTGCACGGCCAGGCCACCCCCGCCCAGGCGCGGCGGCGCGTGGGCGAGCTGCTGGAGCAGGTGGGGCTGCCCGCGTGGCGGGCGCGCTCCTACCCCCACGAACTGTCGGGCGGGCAGCGCCAGCGCGCCATGATCGCGATGGCGCTGGCCTGCCGGCCGCGGCTGGTCATCGCCGACGAGCCCACCACCGCGCTCGACGTCATGATCCAGGCGCAGATCCTGCGGCTGATCGACGACCTGGTCACCGGCAGCGGGATCAGCATGCTGATGATCAGCCACGACCTGTCGGTGCTGGCCGACACCTGCGACCGGCTGGCGGTGATGTACGCCGGACGCGTCGTCGAGGAGGGACCGGCCCGCGCCGTGTTCGCCGGCGCCCGCCACCCCTACGGCGCCGCGCTGAGCGCCGCGTTCCCCCGCGTGGGCGACCCCGCATCGCGGCGGGCGCCGCGCGGCCTGCCCGGCGATCCGCCCGACCCCGCCGACCTGCCCGCCGGCTGCGCGTTCCGGCCGCGGTGCCCGCAGGCCCAGGACCGCTGCGCCGAGGTCGCCCCCGTGCTGTGGCCGGCCGGACCCGACCGCACGGCCGCCTGCGTGCGGGTGCTCTCGGCCGAGGACGCCCGCGCCCGCGGGGTGCCGCCGCCCGGCGAGTCCGGGGAGGGCGGGGCGGCCCCCGCCGCCGCCCAGGCCGCCGCGCCCGCCGAGCGGACCGGCGGCGCCGACGACCCCGGCGGCGACCGCGCCCCCGAGCCCGAGGAGACCCGATGA
- a CDS encoding ABC transporter permease, which yields MSAAPAAAPPAGTPASRRRLAWARRRRALAGYARAYAANRGGMAGLAALLLIAAAALAAPLFVSPADLSLTDAAGGRFDPPGAGAPLGTDPYGRSVLDLVVWGARISLTVGFLAAFVSVALGTLVGVIAGHYGGWAGNVLMRVTDWFAVLPALVMAVALAAVMTRSTLTIVIAIGVTAWPATARVVRAQTLAVEARPFIERARALGGGHAHVMLRHVLPNVMPVVLAQTTLLVAEAIMMEATLAFLGLGDPATVSWGGIIQDARTAGAISSGIWWYMVPPGVAIAAVSLAFTMCGRTLESVLNPRLRERQ from the coding sequence ATGAGCGCCGCCCCGGCCGCGGCCCCGCCCGCGGGCACGCCGGCGAGCCGGCGCCGCCTGGCCTGGGCGCGCCGGCGCCGCGCCCTGGCCGGCTACGCCCGCGCCTACGCCGCCAACCGGGGCGGCATGGCCGGCCTGGCCGCGCTGCTGCTGATCGCGGCGGCGGCCCTGGCCGCCCCGCTGTTCGTCAGCCCCGCCGACCTCTCCCTCACCGACGCCGCGGGCGGCCGCTTCGACCCGCCCGGCGCCGGCGCGCCCCTGGGCACCGACCCCTACGGCCGCTCGGTGCTGGACCTGGTGGTGTGGGGCGCCCGCATCTCGCTGACGGTGGGGTTCCTCGCCGCGTTCGTGTCGGTGGCGCTGGGCACGCTGGTCGGCGTCATCGCCGGCCACTACGGCGGATGGGCCGGCAACGTGCTGATGCGCGTCACCGACTGGTTCGCCGTGCTGCCGGCCCTGGTGATGGCGGTGGCGCTGGCGGCGGTCATGACCCGCAGCACGCTCACCATCGTCATCGCCATCGGGGTCACCGCCTGGCCGGCCACCGCGCGCGTGGTGCGGGCCCAGACCCTGGCGGTGGAGGCCCGGCCGTTCATCGAGCGGGCGCGGGCGCTGGGCGGTGGCCACGCCCACGTCATGCTGCGCCACGTGCTGCCCAACGTCATGCCCGTGGTGCTCGCCCAGACCACCCTGCTGGTCGCCGAGGCCATCATGATGGAGGCCACCCTGGCCTTCCTCGGCCTGGGCGACCCCGCCACCGTCTCCTGGGGCGGGATCATCCAGGACGCCCGCACCGCCGGCGCCATCAGCTCCGGCATCTGGTGGTACATGGTGCCGCCCGGCGTGGCCATCGCCGCGGTGTCCCTTGCCTTCACCATGTGCGGGCGCACGCTGGAGAGCGTGCTCAACCCCCGGCTGCGGGAGCGCCAGTGA
- a CDS encoding ABC transporter permease → MTAPPAAGAPATGAAPAPAPRRGGRRGGLPPTVRYLGGRILTALVSLLAVMVTSFFLFRVLPGDPVTALTQGRAVTVEQLEAMRREFGLDQPLPQQFLDYCLGMLTLDFGTSYQYRVPVADLIVERLGPTLLLAGTGTVIAAALGLALGTRAGWRRGSVMDRVDTGVALTLWSVPSFWLGLLLIVLLASGAGLFPTSGMSTPGVTGTLNVALDVAHHMVLPVATMVAVVYAQYMMIMRSSLVDEAGSDYLTTARAKGLRDALVLRRHAVPNALLPTVTLIFLNLGRVVSGVILIETVFAWPGLGSLFYSGLRVPDLPIVQALFVVFAGSVILMNLLADLVYPLLDPRVRT, encoded by the coding sequence ATGACCGCGCCACCCGCCGCCGGAGCGCCCGCCACCGGCGCCGCCCCCGCCCCCGCCCCGCGCCGGGGCGGGCGGCGGGGCGGCCTGCCGCCCACCGTGCGCTACCTGGGCGGGCGCATCCTCACCGCCCTGGTGTCGCTGCTCGCCGTGATGGTCACCAGCTTCTTCCTGTTCCGCGTGCTGCCCGGCGACCCGGTCACCGCGCTCACCCAGGGCCGGGCCGTCACGGTGGAGCAGCTGGAGGCCATGCGGCGGGAGTTCGGCCTGGACCAGCCGCTGCCCCAGCAGTTCCTCGACTACTGCCTGGGCATGCTCACCCTGGACTTCGGCACCTCCTACCAGTACCGGGTGCCGGTGGCCGACCTCATCGTGGAGCGGCTGGGGCCCACCCTGCTGCTGGCCGGCACCGGCACGGTGATCGCCGCCGCGCTCGGCCTGGCGCTGGGCACCCGCGCCGGGTGGCGGCGCGGCTCGGTCATGGACCGGGTCGACACCGGCGTGGCGCTCACCCTGTGGTCGGTGCCGTCCTTCTGGCTGGGCCTGCTGCTGATCGTGCTGCTGGCCTCGGGCGCCGGGCTGTTCCCCACCAGCGGGATGTCCACGCCCGGGGTCACCGGCACGCTCAACGTCGCCCTGGACGTCGCCCACCACATGGTGCTTCCGGTGGCCACCATGGTCGCCGTGGTCTACGCCCAGTACATGATGATCATGCGGTCCTCGCTGGTGGACGAGGCGGGCTCGGACTACCTCACCACCGCCCGCGCCAAGGGCCTGCGCGACGCGCTCGTGCTGCGCCGCCACGCCGTGCCCAACGCGCTGCTGCCCACGGTCACGCTCATCTTCCTCAACCTGGGCCGGGTGGTCTCGGGCGTCATCCTCATCGAGACGGTGTTCGCCTGGCCCGGCCTGGGCTCGCTGTTCTACTCGGGGCTGCGCGTGCCCGACCTGCCCATCGTCCAGGCCCTCTTCGTCGTCTTCGCGGGCTCGGTGATCCTGATGAACCTCCTGGCCGACCTGGTGTACCCCCTGCTGGACCCGCGGGTGCGCACATGA